A genome region from Campylobacterota bacterium includes the following:
- the fliR gene encoding flagellar biosynthetic protein FliR, translating into MEWAQLFSEGRTIAFLLLFTRFTALFMAVPIFSHMNIPISVKAAMAFFFTVFFFGAVPPLNIPTDALSLTVAILGEMLFGLVVGTILQLAYHVVTFAGGQISFMMGFSLASAIDPQSGVSMPIVSQFLALLALMILLVFDLHHWILLYASASISQVPLGGFMITPSLFQYIMHATLNMFVVGFMIAFPITALSILADIIFGMLMKTMPQFNLLVIGMPIKIAVSFVVLMATLAATLAIVTSQTQSAYNFLEKLF; encoded by the coding sequence ATGGAATGGGCGCAGCTGTTCAGCGAAGGGAGGACGATAGCGTTTTTGCTGTTGTTTACCCGTTTTACCGCTCTATTCATGGCGGTTCCCATTTTTTCCCACATGAATATCCCCATCAGCGTCAAAGCGGCAATGGCCTTTTTTTTCACCGTCTTTTTTTTCGGTGCCGTCCCTCCTCTAAACATCCCGACAGACGCGTTGAGCCTTACCGTCGCCATTCTGGGTGAGATGCTCTTTGGGCTGGTGGTCGGGACGATACTGCAGTTGGCGTACCACGTTGTCACGTTCGCCGGCGGGCAGATATCGTTTATGATGGGATTTTCGCTTGCCTCGGCGATCGACCCGCAATCGGGGGTGTCGATGCCGATCGTCAGCCAGTTTTTGGCTCTGCTCGCATTGATGATACTACTCGTTTTCGACCTGCACCACTGGATTTTGCTCTACGCGTCGGCGTCGATATCGCAGGTCCCCCTGGGGGGATTTATGATTACCCCTTCGCTGTTCCAGTACATCATGCATGCCACGCTCAATATGTTCGTCGTGGGCTTTATGATCGCGTTTCCGATCACGGCCCTCTCCATTCTCGCCGACATCATTTTCGGTATGCTGATGAAGACGATGCCGCAGTTCAACCTGCTGGTGATCGGGATGCCGATCAAGATCGCGGTGTCGTTCGTCGTACTGATGGCGACCCTTGCCGCAACGCTGGCCATCGTGACGTCGCAGACCCAAAGCGCCTATAATTTCCTCGAAAAGCTATTCTAG
- a CDS encoding ABC transporter ATP-binding protein gives MTLINATSLSHAFEYPLFEDISLGLQSGESIAIVGVSGSGKSTLMHVLSTMLRPNGGRVELFGRDIYALNDAELVRLRRHELGLIYQSHYLFKGFSAYENLEVAALLANETIDPQLLERLGIERVITQKVTELSGGQQQRVSIARVLSKKPRLIFADEPTGNLDHATAEEVMGIFEEYLQKRDAGMVLVTHDEALARRCTRVYRMQNGTLDAV, from the coding sequence ATGACACTTATAAACGCCACATCCTTATCGCATGCATTTGAGTATCCGCTGTTTGAGGATATATCGCTTGGTCTGCAAAGCGGCGAATCGATTGCGATCGTCGGGGTGAGCGGCAGCGGAAAATCGACGTTGATGCATGTCCTTTCGACGATGCTGCGTCCCAACGGCGGCAGAGTGGAACTGTTCGGGCGGGATATTTACGCACTCAATGATGCGGAATTGGTTCGCCTCCGGCGTCACGAACTGGGGCTTATTTATCAGAGCCACTATCTTTTTAAAGGGTTCAGTGCGTACGAGAACCTTGAAGTCGCGGCCCTTTTGGCAAACGAGACGATCGACCCGCAACTGCTCGAGCGGCTTGGAATCGAGCGCGTCATTACCCAAAAAGTAACCGAACTCTCCGGCGGGCAGCAGCAGCGGGTATCGATCGCCAGGGTCCTCTCCAAAAAACCGCGCCTCATTTTCGCGGACGAGCCGACGGGCAATCTCGATCATGCCACGGCCGAAGAGGTGATGGGGATATTCGAGGAGTATCTTCAAAAGCGTGATGCGGGGATGGTCTTGGTGACCCACGATGAAGCGTTGGCCCGTCGCTGCACCCGTGTATACCGGATGCAAAACGGGACGCTAGACGCGGTGTAG